A window of the Plutella xylostella chromosome 11, ilPluXylo3.1, whole genome shotgun sequence genome harbors these coding sequences:
- the LOC125489207 gene encoding uncharacterized protein LOC125489207 — protein sequence MTTAFYKQHNLELKNKWQCESCANITSRRRRDGRDDTPVRRQFQPPAADMSCEDMEQSITETVVTECQPADLSLVKMSHIIDKHLESKLEQIQHNISKEVVDKLMSMFTALQVDFTKTTDFLSAQLTDLQKEVSEIKQRTSAIEAENEQLRLQINKPSVADSDDLREIITNLKTDLNDRDQAQLINDIELVGIPEFEGESCGHIALAVATKLGVSLEERDLVTATRVGGRRASRAGEEDSTPRPRPRPIVVRLARRSLRDNLIKSARVRRGASTADLGLPLHEPKPLYINERLTKLNRTLFAKAREHARQQRWRFVWTAEGRVKVRRDETSTVHHIRAESDLLRVFGSASISS from the coding sequence ATGACAACGGCGTTTTATAAACAACATAATCTCGAGTTGAAAAACAAGTGGCAGTGCGAATCCTGTGCGAACATCACctcccggcggcggcgggacgGGCGCGATGACACCCCGGTGCGACGCCAGTTCCAGCCGCCCGCCGCGGATATGTCCTGCGAAGATATGGAGCAGTCTATCACAGAAACTGTTGTGACGGAGTGTCAGCCCGCCGACCTAAGTCTCGTGAAGATGAGTCATATCATTGATAAGCACCTGGAATCTAAACTCGAGCAAATCCAACACAACATATCCAAGGAGGTAGTAGACAAGCTCATGTCAATGTTTACCGCCCTCCAGGTGGATTTCACTAAAACAACCGACTTCCTCAGCGCCCAGTTGACTGATCTCCAGAAGGAAGTCTCGGAGATAAAGCAGAGAACGAGTGCAATTGAAGCAGAAAATGAGCAACTACGACTGCAAATAAATAAGCCTTCAGTGGCCGATTCCGATGATCTGCGCGAGATAATTACTAATCTGAAAACAGATCTAAATGATCGCGATCAAGCTCAATTAATTAATGACATTGAACTGGTCGGCATCCCCGAGTTTGAAGGTGAGTCGTGCGGACACATCGCCCTGGCCGTGGCCACCAAGCTGGGTGTATCACTGGAGGAGCGCGACCTGGTGACCGCAACCCGCGTGGGAGGCCGCCGCGCGAGCCGCGCTGGCGAGGAGGACAGCACCCCCCGCCCACGCCCGCGCCCTATCGTCGTGAGGCTGGCTCGACGATCTCTGCGGGACAACCTGATCAAGAGTGCCCGTGTCCGTCGCGGCGCCTCCACAGCTGATCTTGGCTTACCGCTTCACGAACCTAAGCCATTATACATAAACGAGAGACTTACTAAACTGAATCGCACTCTGTTCGCGAAGGCCCGTGAGCACGCCCGGCAGCAGCGCTGGCGTTTCGTATGGACTGCTGAGGGACGGGTCAAGGTCAGACGAGATGAGACATCTACGGTTCATCATATTCGTGCTGAGAGCGACCTACTGCGTGTTTTTGGTTCTGCAAGCATTAGCTCTTAg